In one Bactrocera tryoni isolate S06 chromosome 5, CSIRO_BtryS06_freeze2, whole genome shotgun sequence genomic region, the following are encoded:
- the LOC120778054 gene encoding uncharacterized protein LOC120778054 — MKSNTQISISLLLLATVSLLVQQTTATCGVCGSNGIACISETEFNICFSNQADNTTRHECPNGGTCTSLLMKCSDAANAPADCATSTDTTCGCAADSPTFVCTSRTTFAQCNGATVVTTGTCPTGLTCAAQRGGDICVDACYLDGDIECDLDAPAS, encoded by the exons ATGAAGTCCAACACACAAATTTCTATTTCG TTGCTTCTCTTGGCGACAGTCAGTTTGCTGGTACAACAGACGACAGCGACTTGCGGTGTTTGCGGCAGCAATGGCATAGCCTGCATCAGCGAGACGGAATTCAATATCTGTTTCAGCAACCAAGCCGACAACACCACCCGCCACGAATGTCCCAACGGTGGCACCTGTACGAGTCTGCTGATGAAATGTTCGGACGCTGCTAATGCACCAGCTGATTGCGCTACGAGCACTGACACCACCTGTGGCTGTGCCGCGGACAGTCCCACGTTTGTTTGCACCAGCCGCACCACCTTTGCTCAATGTAATGGCGCAACAGTCGTCACAACGGGCACGTGTCCAACCGGTTTAACATGCGCGGCACAGAGAGGTGGCGATATTTGTGTCGATGCATGTTATTTAGACGGTGACATTGAGTGCGATCTTGATGCTCCTGCGAGTTAA